TCTTTTTTTCATATCCCAGAGTCCTACCTATATTCtaacttttatttctttgtttcagttGAAACCGGCAGAGGCAGACAAGAGCAGAACTCATCAGTGTAAGAACTGTGGGAAAGGTTTCAGTCGGATATGTAGTCTAAAAAGACATGAACTCACCCACACTGAGGAAGAACTCTATCACTGTGAACAATGtggcagcagcttcagccagCTAAATGCATACAACCTACACTTGTATACCCACCCTGAAGAGACGCTGTACTCCTGTGACCAGTGTGGGATGGATTTCAGTGACCAGAGCTCTTACAGAAAACACCTGCGTGACCACACTGGACCATACCAGTGTGACCAGTGTGAAAAGAGTTTCAGTTACTTCAGCATCTACAAGATACACATGCGAGTCCACACGAAAGAAAAGCCGTACTGCTGTGACCAGTGTCCAAAGAGTTTCAGCTTTTTAAGCTCGTACAAGCGACACCTGCTCAGCCACAGTGGAGAGAAGCCGTACCAGTGTGACTTCTGTGGAAAGAGTTTCACCCAGTCGGGACACTTCAGTCTGCATCTACGCAACCACACAGGAGAAAAACCGtatgagtgtgagcagtgtgacaAGAGTTTCAGTGACTTGAGTAGTTATAGGATACACCTTCGTGTCCACACCGGAGAGAAACCTTACTGCTGTGACCAGTGTGGGAGGAGATTCTCTCAGTTGGGTAATTACAAGTCACACATGCGTATCCACACAGGAGAAAAACCTTTCCACTGTGAACTCTGCGAGAAAAGTTTCTCCATCTCAAAAACGTATAAACAACATGTGCGCACGCACACAGGAGAAAAACCATATCAGTGTAAAGATTGTGGGAAAGGCTTTGGGCGCCTAAGCAACTATATGCGCCACCTACGCATTCATACAGGAGAGCAACCATTCAGCTGTGAGCAGTGTGGGAAATGTTTCAACAGTTCATACAGTTACAGCCGTCACCTGAGAGTCCACACCGGAGAGAAACCTTACTGGTGTTCCCATTGTAAGAGGCTGTTCACACGCTCACAGTCTTTAAAGAAACACCGCTGTGTTGAGGTAGATGAAGAAAGTTTATCTGTGATtaccaaagaagaagaatcgAGTTGCTCATTAACAGAACCTACAAGTGACAACCAGTAACGACTAACAAAATAATCTACAGACTGTGTCTTCATGGTAATGGGAGACATGAAgtcatttgttgtattttgtctTTCCATAGAACTTGACAAACTAGCCTTCATTGGCATCTCACACCCTTGGACTGATTTAAATCATTCCTCTCTCTCAGTTCATCCaactcaaatattttaaatcccAGCCATTTCCTGTCACTAGTGGTGTTCCCCAGGGTTCTGTCAGGGGCCCCTTTCTGTTTATCATCTAATTACTTCCTCTTGGCCATATCTCTCATAAATTTAACATAAATTTCCATTGcaatgcagatgacacccagctctACCTTTCCACCAAACCTACCTCCATCCTCCCGCCTACCTCCCTCTCTGATTGCCTCCAGAAATCAAATCCTGGTTCTTCCTCAAACTCAACAATTGTTCTGCTTATTGCCACCTTATCAAAATCCGACAGTTTTTCCTTCACAATTGAAAATTCTTtagtttctctctcccctcaggtTGAGTCTGGGTGTCATCCTTGACAGCACACTTTCTTTTCAAGCTCAATAATGTTCACGAGTCCACGTACTTCCATCATTGTAGCATTAATAGCCTCCACCATTCCTCACACCCACCGTTCTTGTACACATCCCAGTTACATCCCTCATTGATGATTGTAACTTCTTCTTTTCGGTCTCTCTCCTAAATTCCTTAATAAACTGCAACTAGTCCAGAACTCTTCCACATCATTTCCAGAACCACCTCCATTAATCCCATCACTCCTGTCCTTCAGCAGCTTCATTGGCTCCTGGTCAAATACTGCATTGTTTTTAAGATTCTGCTCGTCACTTTAAGGCCATCCATAATATCACTCTTCTATATATATCTACACTCTTTCTGAACTCCTGCACATTGACTTCTTCCATCCACCTCTCTGTACAACCTGCAAGCTGGACCACCATGGAATTTAGAGCCTTTAGCCGCTCTGCTCCTCACCTCTGGAACTCCCTCCCACCAGACATTCGTTCCATCGGCTGACTCCATTTTCAAATCCCATCTCATAACCCATCTTTTTAAACTGGCATATTCAGTTTGATTGTTTTCCTTTTGGCCAAACtacataatgttttattcactgttaaCTTTATTGATCTTTATGAGACATTGCTctatgttatgtttttgtctctgcCTTTTAAGGTGACCTTGAGTGCTGGGAAAGGCGCCTAtagattaaatgtattattattaataacttACTGACACTAAGAAAATAACCAGACTTATACTAACCATGTTCTTTTCTGCTGTCTGACTTAAAGAGGCAACAGAGATGAAGACAATGTACAAAGTATGATGTTTTTAAAGGGTAGCCTAACACTAAATTCACTTTTTGAGTTGCTGTACATAATGTACAGTCATTATATTGCACCTATTGCAATATAATAGAGGTATTGATGCTGATCTCTTATTATAGGGTTTGTTGCAATGGAAAAtatcttccttttttaaaaagaaaatacagtgatTATATATACAGCATACTGTAGATAATCATTGGATGAAGCTAATCagaatatgtataaatattgtTGATTTCTCGTTTGGGTTTCAATATATTAACCAGTGACACTTTAAAGGGGATGGCTCAGTACATAAATATACCAAAGTTATCTGTTGAGCCACCGAAATACCTGAAACCTACTCATACTAAGTGTCGCTACAAGCGCCAAAACTGGCATCTCATAACATCAGTCATAAattgttaaatatattatataagaaAGTTGAACATGTGTAGAAATTGTCCAGTAGGGGGCTTTTTCCTACTGTAAAGATAAGTGCATATATTTGTATAATTGATCTTCTGCCACTGCATGCAGTTTGCAGTAAATAAATCCTAACttattcagtttgtcttcagCCTTGGTCTAATGTTGGTAAAGTAATAAATGGATTTACATGTACAGTGGATAAATGTTGTGTCAGTGGAATATTTGCAAACTAAACAGAATGCAACTAAAGTGactttgcttgtttttgtaaaatgaaaactgcTCATTGCTTGTAACAGCTTTAATTTTGGCTGGTTGAGCTGCTTCCTGCAGAGAAAGGCTTTGACCTGGACGTGCTGCTTACAgctatatttattatttcattggcTTTTTTAGTTTCCAAACTGGATAATGTACCAATGTAGAAGAGAATGGATGATTATGACAAGATATCTTCAACAAACTAAAGCTCTTATGTGtagaaaatggaaatgtgttACTTTGTGTCCATGTGGTGAAAGAATGGCACTGGCAGAGAATTGTCATGCAGTGTCATCGAAAATAATTTGACTGAAACAATGCAGTCATGGGTGTAAAATGTCGTGCTCATGAGAGGCCTTTAACCTGGTCACATGCCCCCACACGTTCTTCAAAagtcaaactgtaaaacaagtaGTTCCTTATAACAGCTGCTGACGGTGAGGTCTACGGATTATTCTGCTGATTATTTTGTTCACTACGTGTGCCGTATGTTAATCCTGTACTTAGCATCCTGTTGGAAAGTAGCTGTTTCATATATCTTGATAAATATGAGTTCAGCTTGGTGGTGGAAACATTTGAAACTTGATTGCATTAATTGGTCAGTTACCAAAGTTTTACAAACACACGCAAAACAATTCCCTATAATGGTTATTACATTGTGTATAGTATTACAATGTCAATCAGtaatttataatattataatttagAGGTAGTAATATATTATCACTGATCAGACAATGACAATGACACATGTCCTCATGGAGTCTagatgctgctggtggtggaCAGGAGCCACCAAGTGGACAGTGGACATGAAAGGAGGCAGGCTGTGCAATATGTCTGAAAAACTGagacagaaatgtaataatGGTGAAAGACTGATACTGTGGAAGAtgttaatcaataataaatcaataattcaGTAAGAATGttgttaataaagttttaaataaattattgaaTGAATCAAGTCCGAAGTTTTAATCTTTGAACAACTGCATGCAATAAACAATGTGTGAGAAAATATGTTCAGATTGGAAATGTGTTCTTATCTTTATCCATATTCTGTCTGTTTGAAATGAGTTGTGCTGTTTTCAGAGATGTGAGGCTTCTACTGCTGCAATGTTTCTGTAACATTTAATATATAGATATTGTACACCagatacaatatatatatatatatattaactgaTACAGTGtagttcattttaaatattttggtaTTTTTCTCTTATATTGGATATTACTTTTACTATACTCAGTTAGATGATTTTGTCACAGTAAAGTTATCTGCAGTTGAAGTTAAAGCGTGATCAGCAGTGCTGAGCGGAGCTGCCTTCATGTACTGACAGCcaaaaaaagggttttgtggacaAAAGCCACAAAAATAGCTTGTTGTACTACAAACATGTTGACActattaaaagtaaaacaccAATCAAGTTTATCAAGTCAattacaaatgtattattattatattgtactCCATTTAaggtgagatttaggtgaaaatgaTCTATagtcagaaattgaatataagataatcctagtgatgttttcactagtgtgtaataatctaaattgtacaaattattGTTCTCTTTAACCTACAAtgtgccctttatatttaaatactaattaagcgccttgagataatgtatattatgatttggtgctatacaaatacaattgaatttgGCCTCATTATTAAATAAGTCTATAGAGGCCCGGTTATGAAGAAATCCTTCTTGTGTTTCGGTCAGGTAATTAAACCT
This is a stretch of genomic DNA from Paralichthys olivaceus isolate ysfri-2021 chromosome 8, ASM2471397v2, whole genome shotgun sequence. It encodes these proteins:
- the LOC109627377 gene encoding zinc finger protein 709-like, with amino-acid sequence MSSPKELKPAEADKSRTHQCKNCGKGFSRICSLKRHELTHTEEELYHCEQCGSSFSQLNAYNLHLYTHPEETLYSCDQCGMDFSDQSSYRKHLRDHTGPYQCDQCEKSFSYFSIYKIHMRVHTKEKPYCCDQCPKSFSFLSSYKRHLLSHSGEKPYQCDFCGKSFTQSGHFSLHLRNHTGEKPYECEQCDKSFSDLSSYRIHLRVHTGEKPYCCDQCGRRFSQLGNYKSHMRIHTGEKPFHCELCEKSFSISKTYKQHVRTHTGEKPYQCKDCGKGFGRLSNYMRHLRIHTGEQPFSCEQCGKCFNSSYSYSRHLRVHTGEKPYWCSHCKRLFTRSQSLKKHRCVEVDEESLSVITKEEESSCSLTEPTSDNQ